The nucleotide sequence TCCCCCATCGATAATAATGGTGCAAACCTTCCCTTTCGACATGCACTTCGCTCGAAAAATATTGTTCCAAAGCCACAACGTATCGTCTACGAGTGGGATTGGGTGTGTGTTAAGTGCTCGTTGGGTAATCAATAATTCTCCTTTATCTAGGTAAACAACTTCTTGATTTGCTTCTAGTCCTTCTTCATTTTCGGTGTCATAAACTGGTTCAGTCTCGTCTACGAGGGTGACTAGATGTGTGTTTGCGCAGTCCCGAGCGAAATGGCCTAACCCGCCACACTTGAAGCACTTAGTTATGCGTAAACTAGCGGTAGAACTAGATGATCCACCCGAGGCTTCAGCTTTGATTGGGCCGAGCCGGTTCCCAGGTGTTAACGTCGAGGGAGCACGAGAGTTTTCGGCTTTGATTGGGCCAAATTTAGGAGGGGTGCTCCTCGTTTTAGCTTTAAGTTGTTTTTCCACTTTGAGGGCTAACTTACAAACATCATTGAAACTCCAATATAGTTAATATAGTTGGAGTTGAACCATATTTGAGATGTCGGGTTGTAATACTCCCAGAAACCAAGCAATCACTTGCTCTTCCTCCTCTTCAGCCCCACATCTCTCTGTCAGATTCAGCAATTGCTTCCTCAATGGTGGAGGTTCGTTGGGAGAATTTATGATATTCTTAAAAGGCCTCTTGACGATAATTAGCCGGAAAAAATTTTCCCGTAACAATTTCTTCATTTTTTCCCAGGTTTCAATTTTGGATTTGCCCTCTTGAACCCTTTTCTTTTTTACGTGATCCCACCATAAGGAAGCATATTTACGGAGTTTAATGACAACAAGTTTTACCTTGATGTTGTCAGAGATGTCTTTAAGATCGAAGATGCGTTCCACCGTGCTGAGCCAATTAATAAACTCGTTTGGTTGCGCTTTACCATCAAACTCTGGAACTTCGACCTTCATTCCCATGTGTCGAAGTGGATCAGACTCATAACGATTCTGGTGTCGACCCCATCGACCAAAACCATTAACGGCGACCTTCGCCTTCCCCATCACCCTAGATGACGGTTTCTGTTTCAGTCACCTCTTCTCGTTCCTCATGTTGCAACTCCAAGTCCCGGACCCTTTGTCGCAACCTCGCAATTTCTGCGATATCACGTGGGTCTCTTCTGTCATCCTCGTTGCCTCGGCCGGCGTCTCTACGGGGTTGGCGTCAAAGAACTCCTCCACGTTCTGCCATTAAATCTCctctaagctctgataccaactgatgcaGTTTTTCTTAGCAATCAAGTTGGATCTAGAATTCAATATTTTGGAAGATTAAAGCTGCGGTTTTTATTCAGGAATACTTAACTGCCTTTCCAGAAACTAACAAGAACGATCAAATAGTTCAACTCCTACAAACTAGGTAACAACTTAAAAGATAAAAACAACCAAACAAAATTCAAAACAAAGGATAAAACAAAggtttatttaaataataaaatccAAATATGTCAGCTGGCTTTGATCTCGGTTCCAGATCAATCCGGGTGATGTAGTATCCGGGTCGCCTACATCAGTTACACCAAGCACTAATGGCCGCCCACACCCAAATAGCCACCGAACATGCCGTAAACAAATGATCCACTGTTTCCTCATACTCGTTGCAGAAAGGACACATAACTGAAGAAATATCCACGTTCCTTCTTCTCAAATTGACTTTAGTAGCAAGTCTAGTCAAGTTACCTCTCCAAAccataatattacattttattggCACCTATTTACTCCATTCGAATTTAGGGAGTTGGCTACTtcccctatcagaaataatcgccTTTTTTACCGATCTCTCCGAAAAGCCGTCCTGTTTGTTAGTGTTCCATTTCCATGAATCTTTATCATTTGACAATCTCACCATGTTGATAACGTCTTGACATTCATGCCATTCCTTAATCTCTGTATCAGATTCGCGCTGTCTTACCTAATTCCAAGACAATCCACCATTTCCTTGTCCCGAACCTATTCTTTCTGAAACCCTACAAGATTTATAAGAATCTAGAACAAACAGATGTGGTCATCTTTCCATGAAAGGACTATCCCCCCACCCATGTGTCAATCCAAAAACGAATATCCATCCCATTCCCCACTTTACCCAGAGTCACCCGATTTATACTTTTCCCATCTATTTTCATTTTGGAGATCATTTTCACAATATTATTCCAGCAATCCGCATAATTACCATTTATCGGCAGGAAgcttttttttattgtttttactaTAACAAGCTTCCACCACTTTCctccataaattttggttttgtACCCTGTATCTCCAACCCCATTTAAACAGGAGCGCCTCATTAACTTCTTTTAACCTGTTAATTCCCAAACCCGTTTTTTTCTTAGGCCACCTAACCCAATCCAAGCCACCCAGTTCATTTTGTTATTTTCACTAGATCCCGCCCAAAGAAACTTTCTCATTTTGGCTTCAAGAGTCTTAACTAAACCGACCAGGGCTTTATATAGAGAAAAATAATATATAGGGAGGCTTTCCAGAACAGAATTTATCAAAGTTAGTCTCCCGCCTATAGACATGGTTTTAGCTTTCCAAACCGTTAGTATTTTAACAAAAATCTCAACAACAGGATCCCAATTGTTGATTCTATTCATATTGGCCCCCAGCTTAATACCCAAGTAAGAAAGCGggatgttatcagttttacaccCAATCACTTCTGCCATATCCTTGATGTCACAATTATCCATCCCCAACCCATATAAGTTTGACTTGTAAGGTTAATTTTAAGGCCCGAACAGAAATAAAAAATTCTGAGACATCTAGCCACATTTATCATGTTACCCCTATCCCAATTTCCCAATATAAGACCTTCGTCAGCGTAAAAAAGATGAGAAATTACCGGACCCATATTAGGCGTTTGAATACCTTTGAAAAACCCTTCGAGCCCTGCTTTGCACAAAATGCTAGACAAGGATTCCATAACCAAAATGAACAAAAACGGAGAGTCTCCCTGTCTTATCCCTTTTGAACAACCAAATTCAAAAGTAGGAGACCCATTCACTAGCACAGCAGAACTAGCCGAAGCTAACACCCCTTCCACCCATTTACACCACTGTAAAGGAAAACCCATCTGACTCATAATATCCAACAAAAAAATCCCAACAAACGTTGTTATAAGccttttcaaaaacaatttttaatAAGAAAGCCTTTCTTTAATCTTTTTTAATCCAAGATATAAGTTTATTTACCATTAATGGGCTATCAAGGATATACCTGCCTTTAAGAAACGCCTTTTGATTGTCCGAGATGATAGTACCAATGACCCTTTTGAGACGGTTAGCAAGAACCATAGAAATAGTTTTACTAATCACCCCAATAAGGTTTATTGGACAATAATCTCTCATCCCAACAGGATCCTTGTTGTTCGGAATAAGAGTTATGAATGAAGAGCTGCATCCTTTTGTGATAGAACCTTTGCTGTAAAATTCAATCAACAAGTCATAAAAATCAAACTCAAATAAATTCCAGTACCTTTTTATGAAATTGAAGTTAAAACCGTCTGGCCCAGGAGCTTTGTTGCCCCCACACTCGAACACAGCTTTCTTAATCTCCTTGTTTTTAAAAGGAGCTGTTAGAAACGTCGCGTTCTCCTCTGATAGCCTCTTGATATCATGGCAAATGAGTTTTGGCCTGTTGTTGTTTTCCTTGAAAGCCGATTTGAAGAAACCCATAATCTTTTTTTTTGACTAAGGAAGGTTTATTCGTCCAGTCTCCGTCAATCATGAGGCCGGGAATATTGTTAGAAGCTCGTCTACTGTTTATGAACCCATGAAAAAAACCCGAATTCTCATCTCCATCAACATCCCATTTAATTCTAGCTCTTTGTTTGAGATCTTTATTTTTGAAATCTTCTAACTCCTTTAAATCTTTTATACATTCCTCTTTGATCCACTCCTCCTGTTCAGACAGATCCCTAGCTTCCGACCACTCAA is from Helianthus annuus cultivar XRQ/B chromosome 9, HanXRQr2.0-SUNRISE, whole genome shotgun sequence and encodes:
- the LOC110876609 gene encoding uncharacterized protein LOC110876609, whose translation is MGVLKGSNKAINVINVYAPQNVSQKKSLWDDIGGLLGHISGWWVILGDFNAVCCVEDRLNSKFNKTCGYNFNNFINDNGLREFEMKGKKFTFHNNNNGNKHSNTDRVLVYFDEVIKKAKDNFIGVREANVRLTENFKRIREGIKIWKEEVLYKEEGKERALKEDLEKMVEWSEARDLSEQEEWIKEECIKDLKELEDFKNKDLKQRARIKWDVDGDENSGFFHGFINSRRASNNIPGLMIDGDWTNKPSLENNNRPKLICHDIKRLSEENATFLTAPFKNKEIKKAVFECGGNKAPGPDGFNFNFIKSKGSITKGCSSSFITLIPNNKDPVGMRDYCPINLIGVISKTISMVLANRLKRVIGTIISDNQKAFLKGRLITTFVGIFLLDIMSQMGFPLQWCKWVEGVLASASSAVLVNGSPTFEFGCSKGIRQGDSPFLFILVMESLSSILCKAGLEGFFKGIQTPNMGPVRQRESDTEIKEWHECQDVINMVRLSNDKDSWKWNTNKQDGFSERSVKKAIISDRGSSQLPKFEWSK